The nucleotide window TTACGTAATTGAAAGGCTTTTCCTCAAAGGAAGAAACAAGAACTGTGCCTCAATTCGTGGCTCTTAATGGAATGGAAAAATATACGTCCACAGAGCTAGGCTGAATGATCACTTTCTTGTATATCAAAATTTTCTACTAAGCTTGACATTTCAGCCTTTCTTGTTATCCCTAtcaatttttactttaattaattatttgcaTGTAAAGAACCAAGATGCACCAGAAGTTGCTAGTATCAAGAACATCACTTTCTCTGTTCACATGACTTGGACTCTTAGCTTGAAGAAAACCTTAATTTTGAAGGTTTGCGGGCCTTGGAGCTGGTCTTGCTTGGGGTACACTTCAGGAATCTGCCAAGAGGCTTGTTTTTGGTGCACCAAATGTTCAAGGCAATCAATCTGCTGTATCCCCCTATCTGTCTGAGAAAAATGCAGAACGTCTGGCTCTTGCATTATGTAGAATGCGTGGAGCAGCTCTAAAATTGGGGCAGATGTTAAGCATCCAAGATGAATCTGTGGTTCCGGCTCCGGTAAATATTTTGAGTCCCAAATATGCCTTGTAGTTATTTTCTCTTGCTTGTACTCCCTCCATGTATTTTGGCTTGTTATAGTTTAAATGCTGATGCATTATCTCATGAAAAAACTTAAGCGGTAGGGAAGCTTTGAACTCGGCTTAGTGCTAGAGGTTTCTTATGACCCTAATTTACATCTAATACACTTCCCACACTTAGGAATTGATCTTAACTCATATATACAATTAGAAATCATTGGGTTTGGGCCTATACACATGCAGAGAATGGTTCGGGTcttaactttgaaatttttagGGTGTTACATTTCCactccctttttttcttttggtgcaCACATAAAGTTCCTTGTTGTATAGACGATTGGTGGAGTTTGtagaaaaacatattttatagaTTCTTTGCCTTTCGGTATACTCCATGATACGGCTGCTTATGACcatgtttatgaatgaaaatacaTTTGCttgatcaaaatcaaaaccaaaaaaaaaggcTGCCTCTTTAGCAACTAGCCATGTATCACTTTTACATGGACCTTTAGATTTCCGTATTTGTTTCCATGGTCGTGGACTGATCTGTTGCTTTTCTCTAATTTGAACTCTGTTGTGTTACTTGTCAGTGTATAGGCCTTCACTTTGTTCCTTCCTTTTCAGTCTATACTTCTCATTGGAGAGACCCTGAAACACCTAATTACACTGTAAAATATGAAAGATCCTGCTTTGtgaaaatatttaactattcTAAACAGCAGCAGCTAATACCTAGAACTTGCAATCCATGAGGTGTCCTCTATTTGCACATGTAGCACCAACTTATATGGAATCATCATCTTTTCCTCAAGCTTTCAGATAGTGAATTAGAGTTCAGTGTCACTGTCCAACAAAGAATGCATTTCCACCCACATGTTCATAATccaaattattttatgttaaagCTCAACCTCCTTTTCAGTAAGACCTGGTAGAAGGTTTTAGCTTTGAACATACTGTTTGTTTGCTTGCTTAGCAACTTGTCTGCAGCTCTTTTAAATGAGCCAATGTGTTTATAGTTGTTCTAGTTTCATGTTAATACACAGCTGGGTGTTAAAGAATTACAGTTATTGGCTAAAGGAGAATGTGGACTATTAGGTGATATTTCATAAAAATGTCATGCATTCCGGTATATGTCTTGCACGTTTATCCCTTTGGGTTAAAAAGATTTCTGGTTTCTTCCAGATCTGCAAGACACAATAGGAGACAGTATAGATACTTTGTTTTGATTATAATAATCTGAGAGCCTTCCTCTGTAGTTTATTAGAATTGCATTAACCTCTCCCACTTTGTTAACTcgtaatcattatttttttagttgttgaGAAAAATTAGACACAATTGGTAATCGGAGTGGTAAAATATGAGAGACAGTTTGCTGTCAGTTCagttttctttcaaaatgacctttttctctttccatatttttttgttttgggttggggtggggtgggggatTGAGGCGGTGAACATGGTTGAGATGGAGGATTTTGACATTAATCTCTCAAGAGTAAAGGAGAATATatcaagttaaaaaaaaaagagtgaaggAGAATATATATCCCACAAGTGGGGGTCTGGGAAGGTAGAATGTACGTAGATCTTACCACCACTACCTcgtagaggtagagaggctgttcctgaaagaccctcggctcacGTGCAACAAATCCGAGTACATAGAAGACCGAGACAATGCCGAAAACACAACAAGTAATTATGAAAACATAGCAAGTAACAACATAATAGTGCAATAATCGAAATATCAACACAAACACTACAATAAACTAGTATAATGACAATGACAAATACCAACCACTCTAAGCAAAACAACACTacactacctactaaccttctaccctaatatgTGTCCTCCACACCCTCCtatagagtcatgtcctcgctAACTTGAAGCTGGGTCATATCCTGTCTTGTCAAGTTTAAAGTAGTGTGTGACAAAGaccttttgtctttttttttttaaagttacctatttcaaaaaaaaaaagaccttttgtctttttctttctgttttaTCTACCCTATGCAAGTGTCTTTCTACTTCTGACAAGGTTGTGGATTTCCACCGattaatttttatcattttttgctTTTGGTATGAATTCTCTGATATGCTTGTAGATCTTAGCTGCTTTGGACATTGTCCGTCAAGGTGCAGATGTTATGCCTAGAAGTCAGCTTAATCAAGTATTGAGCAGTGAATTAGGTCATGATTGGTCGTCAAAGTTGAAGAGTTTCGATTATGAGCCGATGGCAGCAGCAAGTATTGGACAGGTGATCTTTCAACTAAATCACCATGTTGTTCTCTTGTTTCTTAGTTGCTCGCTTCTAGCCTACTTTATACTGCAGATGCTGCTTACTATCATCTTTCTTGTAGGAGATGTCACCATTATGGTCATAACGTCTTTTTTCCCTCAAAATGTTCTCATAACATTAATTTAGAGAAATACCGGTAAACTCGTTGTGTTTCTATAGTTTAGGATTATCAACAGTTGAGCaatttttccttcaactttAGTCATTCTTATATTAATTTGTCTAAGAAAAATTGCAAACAAGTTTAATAATATACTAAATCATATAATCAGTTTTAACTTTgcttttaaaatcataaaattcattttaaCCAACTCCTTATCTTAGTATTAAAACAGCTTAAAGtgctatttttttaataaaacgaagtatcttaggggtcgtttggtttgaaaatgagttatgatgggataagttatgttgggataagttatgttgggattagttatgatgggataagttgtgttgggattattttttattgagtgtttggtttgttgtattcaaaataataaattttaagaacaatttatttgtttacaaaaatgcccttcattaatgtaaaaagtgatataacaaaagggttgaaagagacatttttgtcatttacctattttatcccgggataagttatcccgggattactataccacccaaagagagggataacttatcccggtactaattattaatcccgggataagttatcccgaacttgccaaccaaacaacaaaataagcggtactataatttaatcccggaactatttggtattatccctcacaccaaacgaccccttaaagtACTATTTCTACTTCTATCTTATACTTGATAAAAGTGAAAAGTTTATACATTTGCTTGAAAGCGTTATTCATTATATAAAATGTTTAGTTATCTAGGACTGTGCCTAGGTATTTATAGCTTTAGCCACATGCTTACTACTTCTAACCAATGTCCAGGTCCACCGGGCTTTCACAAAGGACGGCATGGAGGTTGCTATGAAAATACAGTACCCAGGTGTTGCTGATAGCATTGAGAGTGACATTGAAAATGTGAAACTTCTATTAAGTTACACAAACTTATTACCAGAGAAGCTGTTCCTTGACAATGCTATGAAGGTAGACTTATGTGTTTTTCTACATATCATCCCTGCATTAAACGTTTCACCCACAGTTcgtataatttaaaataaggtAAGCGAATGTGACCTAtttaagtggatctactagtcttAATGAGGTGGACCTTGAAAATGTTTTGAAGGTAAATTTATCTGTGTATCAGTAGAAATTCTGGCATTTGTCGTGTCACCTGCAGCTCTTAGAGTGTaacttattttttactttagTTGAAAGAGGAGGACATGGTGGAAGTTCAAGAGGACGGTGAGATCTATATGACTTGTTTGGTTACGAAGTAAATAAATATGGGAATCAAAATTAAAGGGAGACATTACCATTCGATTTCAACCCAAGACTAGTCTGAAAGATGACGGAGAAGGGAGTGAATGACTTTCATTTCCCTTTACTGTAAGGTAGCTGATGAATGCTCACTTAAGTGAAGTGAAAATTCCTCTTCCCTGTTTCCTGACATGATACTGATAATTAGCTTAAAGTGGAGGCACTTCTCGTACAatgctactttttttttatgaagttgcACAGTTGAAGTGCAATTTGGTTTCCAGTTCACATTTGGAAGCAGTACCCTGCAAAGACACTAATTTGATGACAACATGGTTTCATGCTCTTTATACTGCAACTTCGATGAAATATGTGTTTTATTTGTCAATCTCAGGTTGCCAAAGAAGAACTTTCTCGTGAATGTGACTATGAGCTGGAAGCAAAAAGTCAAAAAAGATTTGGCATACTATTATCTGGCGCAAAGGGATTTTATGTTCCGGTGGTCATAGATGATTTGTCAAGTAAACAAGTACTGACTTCAGAACTTGTTCCCGGTAACTGCTTTAAACTTTAGGTTACAGTTGCTCCAGCTATTTTCAATGTTAAGaaaataccaaaaattaaaCATTACAGTTGGTTTCCTTCCATCACCTGATTTATTTGGCATCGGGTCCATCAGATAATTTGGAGTTCATTCTGTAATTTATAGTGCTCTGATTATATTTTGTAGGAATTCCAATTGACCAGGTGACGTTACTGGATCAAGAGACTCGGAACTATGTCGGAAAGAAATTGCTCGAGCTTACTCTGATGGAGTTGTTTGTTTTTCGCTTCATGCAGGTACATTTTCATTACAATACAAAATCAGTGGGTACAATTTCTAGCCTATTAGTACTATATAAGATCCATGGATACAATTTCCTTCTTGTTCTAACTTGTGTATCATTAagtaatataatcctcccattCCCCATAAGAAAGGTTGCTCTGGGAGCAGTCCACGGAAGTCCCTGTAGGCCATCTACGGGCTCGACGTTTTACATATTACTCCCTAGTTTATGATTTCTTCCTGATCTGTACATTACTTGACAAATATAACCATACCATGTTATGCGAAACAAGGGAGCTGAGAGAGTATCCCGCTGAGCAAGGGGGTAAGACCATCATGCATAGGTTCACATTAGCCCCTATCTCAATCCACGTGGCTCTTATTTCAACTGCAAGCTTTAGAAACACACTGGTAatggtttgggcatgtgaagAGATGTGTGGATGCTCCAGTAAGGAGGTGTGAGAGACGGATATAGTAGGATCGAGGAGAGGCAGAGGTAGGCCGAAGTATTGGGAGAGGTGATTAGGCAGGATATGACGCATTTTCAACTTACcaaggacatgaccttagataggagggTATGGAGGTGGCGGataagggtagaaggttagtaggtagttgaGAGCTGTTCTTATTACTGGCTTATTCATGTCTTTGGCTGGGTGGGAGCTCCGTGGTATTTGCATATTCATGTAGTCTTTGGTTTTGGGTTTCTCGTTATCATTTGTGGCTTACTCTGTTTAGGTGACTGCACCCTGTTGTTATTGTTACGGTTCCTTGCATATATGCTTCACATTACTTCGCTATTAGCTGTCATGCTTTACTTTTAATTACTGCTTTGAGTTGCTTGAGCCGAGAGTCTtttggaaacagcctctctacctcggAGAGGTAGTGTTAAGGTCTAcgtacattctaccctccccagatccCACTTTATGGGATTACattgggtttgttgttgttatctCAATGATCTCTGAAATTGTAGTCATCTTATGCTCATTGTTACAACATTTTACTTAGTTCTTTCGAATACTAGGTTTTAGCTTAACATGATTCAAGTATTGGTTGGGAACATAGGGAAGTGAATAACCAGAATAGGTGAGGAAGTCTTAATACTGTGTATCCCTGCCTGAAATCTAAGTTGCCAGCGAAGGAGAAAATGGAGTTTTCGGAGAATTTTTTCATGATAAGCAAGCACCAACATAGCTGGTTGTCCATAATTGCCAATTGGAAGAGGAGCTGGACAACAATACTGATGTTGCCTCAGAAAAACCTCTCCAGGTATGCAAGAAGGAGACTGAACTTTCTTTTTTACCTTGGTGTGGGGAGGGATGACATGCAAGGTCCACAGAGAATacaaatagtttttttttttttaaaaaaaaataacttaatctGTATTCTCTGTGGACCTTGCATGTCATCCCCTCCCCACACCAAGGTAAAGAATTAATGTCTTGAGGCCAGGCAAGCAAATAGGAGCTGATCTTGAAGGGGTAGCAAGGAAAAGGCCTTTGCAGTCCTTGTGAAGATTGATAAGGAAAGGGCAGAAAGGAGGAGATGCATAGCAAACACATCCACAGATAGTGCTAACAAAAAGGTTCTGGGGAACTTAAGAAGCTGGTTTTTGATGTTGATTGATGATATCGAAGAAAGGAACAAGGGCAGGCACCACACGATAGACGACACATGAAAGTCAGTTTGGTCAGTTGGATTGTGCATGGGTTAAACAGTGATAAATGAAGGGCTGACCTTTGCTGCTTACAACTTGTGAGAGAAGCAAATAGAGAATTGAGGCATGACAATCTACAGGGGAATCTGGGACAATAAATGGGCAAATTTTGCATGTTTTAATAACTACAATTCGCAGAAGTAACAAGAATCGAAATAGGAAAGCAAGTAAAGTTACAAATTTAATCTAAAATAGGTAATAATTGAAGATATAATTCAGTTACCTCCTATAATATGATTCCAATAAGCACCTAATCTATAGAACGTGACACATTGAATCTAAGTTGGGCAACAATTGAAGGAATGACTTCAAAGACCATTTATCTTGGAAGAAGTAGAGGAAGCATTGAGAAGCTATGATAGTGACAACACTCAAGGCCTCATAATACGATGGCATTTTACCTGAAGTACTGGTAATTGCAAAGGAGCATACGATGagtactttaaaaataaatttattatacataaagtaTAATGAATACATCaatgttgatgataaagttgaaAATGATACAATACCTTTGGAACCAATTACGCGTAAGGAAGCACTTGTCACATttagaactcttcacaattttatggtgcagttcgaaaagacaacaccggaacttttggatgcaataagaaaagttaagGGATGAACTTCAACTACATTTAAATTTTAGcaacaaataaaacataatagaatcatatttcactaaaatgTCTAAGATATATTTGCACTTTTagagaattattaatttataatattaatgggaccatatatttatataggagtcgtctgaaaatatatttttcttatcaaaatgagtgatttttttcattgaccCAAGTCGGTACCAGAGGAAAATAATATCTcagagagattattaatttaccGAGTATTAGTTTAGTGAGGTTTTACCGTTTTAGTTACCTTTTAGAAATACAATTCCACtataagtattttctttagAGGAGCAACTCATATCCTACTTTGCATTTCGAAGACTTTGTAAGTGTAAGTTTACTTATTAAGAATCATGTTTTTCATCATTAAAGTTAAACTTTTTAGGTACAAAATTTGGAACGGTAAGTGTTACTATATGATTCTATGATACTAGTATCTTCTTTTTGCCCTTAGGATAGGTTTGTGTTGAAAGAGTTTTTGTTGAGAAACTATGTGGTGGTATGGGAATATGGAAACTACACCTGAGAGCAAATTTGCATATCTTTTAAGTGTTGATTAAACAAACTTGCATATATCTATATATGTATAATCTCTATCCATcagaaaagaagaaacaaaggaaaaggaaaaaactaCTAGTATAAGAATCACGAATAAAGCTTCCCTCTTCTCCCCCCTAATGTTGACTTGTTTGAAGCAGACCGATCCTAACTGGAGCAATTTCCTCTATGATGAGTCTGAAAAAGTAATCAATCTCATTGACTTTGGAGCAGCTCGTGACTACCCCAAAAGTTTTGTGGATGATTATCTTAGAATGGTAAGATGTCTTTGCTTACTTGAATTGCTGTGGAatttattttcatctatttaCAAGTTACAGTTTACTTCACTGGACAGCTCAAGGGAAagcttaaaataattatatggtTCAGCCAAATGACTAGTGATATGTCTTTACCCCACTTTGGAACTATCAGATCTACATAAAAAGTGGTGCTCAAGTTGTAGTGGTCTTATCTCTGATCTCAACTATTGTTTATTGGCGTCTGAAgctttgcattttttttttgccaaGTTTCTTAAAAGATGATATATGAAGCATTCTTTTATTGTCATAAGCTACCAGTACCTTTCTCTTGTAAAAGcataatcttctcttgcaaACTACAAATTTAAGATCCACTTTGACTTTAGCTTTAGTTTGTAATACGTGGTTGACATTGAGTCTTTATACCTAGATGAGCACACTTTTGTATTCCATTATTCTTTACTCTGGGATACTGATCTATCACCAAAATCAGGTTTTTGCTTGCGCAAACAATGACCGGGAAGCAATAATAAAGTTGTCTCAGAGGCTTGGTTTCCTCACAGGAGAAGAATCTGAAATAATGATGGAGACACATGTTCAGGCAGGTTTTGTTGTGGGATTGCCATTCTCAAAGCCTGGAGGTTATGATTTTCGAGCTAACAATATTACTCAAAGCATTTCAAATCTTGGGGCTACGATGCTGAGGCACAGGCTGACACCACCACCTGAGGAGGCTTACAGTCTTCACCGTAAGCTTTCTGGAGCTTTCCTTGCTTGCATAAAGCTTGGGGCTGTGGTGCCATGCAGGGAGATCTTACTTGAAGTATACGAGAAATATGAGTTTGGCGAACATGATAGTGAAAGATTGGCAAGCGGATCAGAGTAATGATGGAGATCCGTCTTCCGCATTGTAAACTGTCCATTGGGTTCAAGGATGAGACAGAAAGTCCTTAAGAACGAGAGAGTCAACTAAAAGCCAACGGTGTATTTGCTGTCCCATTGGCTATGCCTCCATTTAGTGCAGCCTATTGATTTAATGGTCCTTCTAGCACAATTTGCTGAAGTTCCGTTCCTGCTTTTCAGGAACTGAAGAAATCTTTTTTGGAATAAT belongs to Solanum stenotomum isolate F172 chromosome 1, ASM1918654v1, whole genome shotgun sequence and includes:
- the LOC125865842 gene encoding protein ABC transporter 1, mitochondrial, whose product is MPFLKDIARVADGLSLVAKEAIYRQRRSDGGNSLQSLIKNTLLSATDLTGLTKGKVRKLDKEIDADSAVRSDSNKESVVYFTDEKTSTSSSSSEPQIESHLEVKEVSAAEIRDNVEPPVQAAGTSYEGDAQIDSISSESKAADVVVPVTPQLKRQRKLRERKVPTTSFSRALGFAGLGAGLAWGTLQESAKRLVFGAPNVQGNQSAVSPYLSEKNAERLALALCRMRGAALKLGQMLSIQDESVVPAPILAALDIVRQGADVMPRSQLNQVLSSELGHDWSSKLKSFDYEPMAAASIGQVHRAFTKDGMEVAMKIQYPGVADSIESDIENVKLLLSYTNLLPEKLFLDNAMKVAKEELSRECDYELEAKSQKRFGILLSGAKGFYVPVVIDDLSSKQVLTSELVPGIPIDQVTLLDQETRNYVGKKLLELTLMELFVFRFMQTDPNWSNFLYDESEKVINLIDFGAARDYPKSFVDDYLRMVFACANNDREAIIKLSQRLGFLTGEESEIMMETHVQAGFVVGLPFSKPGGYDFRANNITQSISNLGATMLRHRLTPPPEEAYSLHRKLSGAFLACIKLGAVVPCREILLEVYEKYEFGEHDSERLASGSE